The proteins below come from a single Athene noctua chromosome 6, bAthNoc1.hap1.1, whole genome shotgun sequence genomic window:
- the TMX1 gene encoding thioredoxin-related transmembrane protein 1 isoform X2: MAAAGRLCPLLCLALAVGAAALGKQSPVKVLSDGMWRELLQGEWMVEFYAPWCPACQNLQPEWEKFAEWGEDLEVKIAKVDVTEQPGLSGRFIITALPTIYHCKDGEFRRYQGARTKTDFINFISEQEWKSIEPVSSWFGPSSFLMSSMSALFQLSMWIRHCHGYLTEKVGIPVWGSYAVFALATLFSGLILGLIMVFLADCICPSKRHRPPQYPHSSKPLAPESAQLLKKLDEEQEADEEDVSDDEMEGKELSNRSSSPNAVRQRPVTAASTVDKS, translated from the exons ATGGCGGCCGCCGGGCGGCTGTGCCCGCTGCTGTGCCTGGCGCTGGCGGTCGGCGCGGCCGCGCTGGGCAAGCAGAGCCCAGTGAAGGTCCTATCGGACGGCATGTGGCGGGAGCTGCTGCAGGGCGAGTGGATGGTGGAGTT CTATGCCCCGTGGTGTCCCGCCTGCCAGAATCTGCAGCCCGAGTGGGAGAAGTTTGCCGAGTGGGGCGAGGACCTGGAGGTGAAGATCGCCAAAGTGGATGTCACGGAGCAGCCGG GATTAAGTGGACGATTTATCATAACAGCTCTTCCTACCATCTATCA CTGTAAAGATGGAGAGTTCAGGAGATACCAGGGTGCAAGAACTAAAACTGATTTCATAAATTTCATCAGTGAGCAGGAATGGAAATCCATTGAACCAGTCTCATCATGGTTTGGTCCTTCCTCTTTCCT GATGAGCAGTATGTCAGCTTTGTTTCAGTTGTCAATGTGGATCAGG CACTGCCATggttatttaacagaaaaagttgggATACCAGTCTGGGGTTCATATGCTGTTTTTGCATTGGCAACTCTGTTCTCTGGACTGATTCTGGGACTT ATAATGGTGTTCTTGGCAGACTGTATCTGTCCATCCAAAAGGCACAGACCACCACAGTACCCTCATTCAAGTAAGCCT CTAGCTCCAGAGTCAGCTCAGCTGCTGAAAAAGCTGGATGAAGAGCAAGAAGCAGATGAGGAAGATGTCTCAGATGATGAAATGGAGGGTAAAGAGCTGTCTAACAGAAGCTCGTCACCGAATGCTGTAAGGCAACGCCCAGTGACTGCTGCTTCTACAGTGGATAAATCTTAG
- the TMX1 gene encoding thioredoxin-related transmembrane protein 1 isoform X1, whose product MAAAGRLCPLLCLALAVGAAALGKQSPVKVLSDGMWRELLQGEWMVEFYAPWCPACQNLQPEWEKFAEWGEDLEVKIAKVDVTEQPGLSGRFIITALPTIYHCKDGEFRRYQGARTKTDFINFISEQEWKSIEPVSSWFGPSSFLMSSMSALFQLSMWIRHCHGYLTEKVGIPVWGSYAVFALATLFSGLILGLIMVFLADCICPSKRHRPPQYPHSRKLAPESAQLLKKLDEEQEADEEDVSDDEMEGKELSNRSSSPNAVRQRPVTAASTVDKS is encoded by the exons ATGGCGGCCGCCGGGCGGCTGTGCCCGCTGCTGTGCCTGGCGCTGGCGGTCGGCGCGGCCGCGCTGGGCAAGCAGAGCCCAGTGAAGGTCCTATCGGACGGCATGTGGCGGGAGCTGCTGCAGGGCGAGTGGATGGTGGAGTT CTATGCCCCGTGGTGTCCCGCCTGCCAGAATCTGCAGCCCGAGTGGGAGAAGTTTGCCGAGTGGGGCGAGGACCTGGAGGTGAAGATCGCCAAAGTGGATGTCACGGAGCAGCCGG GATTAAGTGGACGATTTATCATAACAGCTCTTCCTACCATCTATCA CTGTAAAGATGGAGAGTTCAGGAGATACCAGGGTGCAAGAACTAAAACTGATTTCATAAATTTCATCAGTGAGCAGGAATGGAAATCCATTGAACCAGTCTCATCATGGTTTGGTCCTTCCTCTTTCCT GATGAGCAGTATGTCAGCTTTGTTTCAGTTGTCAATGTGGATCAGG CACTGCCATggttatttaacagaaaaagttgggATACCAGTCTGGGGTTCATATGCTGTTTTTGCATTGGCAACTCTGTTCTCTGGACTGATTCTGGGACTT ATAATGGTGTTCTTGGCAGACTGTATCTGTCCATCCAAAAGGCACAGACCACCACAGTACCCTCATTCAA gaaaGCTAGCTCCAGAGTCAGCTCAGCTGCTGAAAAAGCTGGATGAAGAGCAAGAAGCAGATGAGGAAGATGTCTCAGATGATGAAATGGAGGGTAAAGAGCTGTCTAACAGAAGCTCGTCACCGAATGCTGTAAGGCAACGCCCAGTGACTGCTGCTTCTACAGTGGATAAATCTTAG